One Eleginops maclovinus isolate JMC-PN-2008 ecotype Puerto Natales chromosome 22, JC_Emac_rtc_rv5, whole genome shotgun sequence DNA segment encodes these proteins:
- the sgms1a gene encoding phosphatidylcholine:ceramide cholinephosphotransferase 1 — protein MKKVAAWSPKDVYDWLSKEGMPEYTDALRQTDGPGLLRLNEADFHMLPLSLVSSDCGQQLLERLETLRIETHIEDHKNGHANGHAGGLPNGKSKPQRNGMKDYRMEMVHIPIPTKETTRPSFPAEWGKTGIAFVYAVVCFVTTTIVISVVHERVPPKEHTPPLPDKFFDLFNRVEWAFSICEINGMLLVGLWLIQWILLKHRSIIGRRFFFIVGTLYLYRCITMYITTLPVPGMHFKCSPKLLGNWEAQMRRIMKMIAGGGLSITGSHTMCGDYLYSGHTVMLTLTYLFIKEYSPKRFWCYHWFCWSLSAIGIFCILLAHDHYTVDVVVAYFITTRLFWWYHTMANQQSLKETSQSNPFSRVWWYRLFQFFEENVSGMVPRNYQLPLSWRSLQWSRGVKYSKLEIQ, from the exons ATGAAGAAGGTGGCAGCATGGTCTCCAAAGGACGTCTATGACTGGCTGAGCAAAGAGGGGATGCCGGAGTACACTGATGCCCTCCGTCAGACGGACGGTCCCGGTCTGCTCAGGCTCAACGAGGCAGATTTCCACATGCTCCCCCTGTCGCTGGTGTCGTCTGACTGCGggcagcagctgctggagaggCTGGAGACGCTGCGGATAGAGACTCACATCGAGGACCACAAAAACGGCCACGCAAACGGACACGCCGGTGGGCTGCCTAACGGGAAGAGCAAGCCTCAGAGGAACGGAATGAAGGACTACAGGATGGAGATGGTCCACATCCCCATCCCAACGAAGGAAACCACGCGCCCTTCCTTCCCCGCCGAGTGGGGGAAGACGGGCATAGCGTTCGTCTACGCAGTGGTGTGCTTTGTCACCACCACCATTGTCATTTCAGTGGTCCACGAGAGAGTGCCGCCAAAGGAGCACACCCCACCGCTGCCGGATAAGTTCTTCGACCTGTTCAACAGGGTGGAGTGGGCGTTCTCCATCTGTGAGATTAACGGCATGCTGCTGGTGGGGCTCTGGCTCATACAGTGGATTCTTCTCAAGCACAG GTCAATTATAGGCAGGCGATTCTTCTTCATTGTGGGCACACTCTATCTGTACCGCTGTATTACAATGTACATCACCACTCTGCCTGTTCCCGGAATGCACTTCAAATGCTCTCCAAAG CTTCTCGGGAACTGGGAGGCACAGATGAGGAGAATAATGAAGATGATTGCTGGTGGGGGCCTCTCCATCACAGGGTCCCACACCATGTGTGGAGATTATCTGTATAGTGGCCACACAGTTATGCTAACGCTAACATACCTCTTCATCAAGGAGT ATTCCCCCAAGCGGTTTTGGTGCTACCACTGGTTCTGCTGGAGCTTGAGCGCTATTGGGATTTTCTGCATCCTCCTGGCCCATGACCACTACACTGTGGATGTAGTGGTTGCATATTTTATCACTACACGCCTCTTTTGGTGGTACCACACCATGGCCAACCAGCAG TCGCTGAAGGAGACGTCTCAGAGTAACCCGTTCTCGCGGGTGTGGTGGTACAGACTGTTCCAGTTCTTTGAAGAGAACGTCAGCGGCATGGTTCCCCGTAACTATCAGCTGCCGCTGTCGTGGCGCTCGCTGCAGTGGAGCCGCGGCGTGAAGTACAGCAAACTGGAAATCCAGTGA
- the LOC134858630 gene encoding multiple inositol polyphosphate phosphatase 1-like, producing the protein MQQLYNIVLHNATGEESWLREIQSQWRMWYTEDMDGRLVQKGVEDLKHLAIRLSKLFPSLISEEKLRGGFIKFITSSKHRCVNSTLSFKAGLKELWAITDQDFDHAMNDSVMRFFDHCTRYVQEVDKNPSALSEINKFRQGPEMRKVTEKVADRLRVQYSLISQDMADAAFYLCAYEFAIKAVNSPWCQLFDEDDAKVIEYASDLREYWKRGYGYDINSKSSCILFHDVFNRLNKAAIKERSGQQVTEAVTVQVGHADTLLPLLTLLGFFKDNDSLTSSTYTTQTQRSFRTSHMLPYAANLVLVLYNCGAGDLRLQALLNEKPVTFPGLTDQQASMPRYEDVKERYRELLQGCDFERECQLFKNPA; encoded by the exons ATGCAGCAGCTCTACAACATTGTTCTTCACAATGCCACAGGCGAAGAGAGTTGGCTGCGGGAAATCCAGAGCCAGTGGAGAATGTGGTACACTGAGGACATGGACGGCAGACTGGTGCAGAAAGGTGTGGAAGATCTCAAGCATCTGGCCATCAGGCTGTCAAAGCTGTTCCCCTCACTGATCTCAGAGGAGAAGCTCCGAGGAGGATTCATCAAATTCATAACCAGCTCAAAGCACAGGTGTGTCAACAGCACGCTGTCCTTCAAGGCAGGACTGAAAGAGCTGTGGGCGATTACAG ATCAGGACTTTGATCATGCAATGAATGATTCTGTCATGAGGTTTTTTGACCATTGCACCAGGTATGTGCAGGAAGTTGATAAGAACCCCTCAGCGCTGTCAGAGATCAACAAGTTCAGACAGGGACCAGAGATGAGGAAGGTCACAGAGAAGGTCGCAGACCGTCTAAGAGTCCAGTATAGTCTCATCTCACAAG ATATGGCTGATGCTGCATTTTACCTGTGTGCTTATGAATTTGCAATCAAAGCAGTGAACTCACCTTGGTGTCAACTTTTCGATGAGGATGATGCAAAG GTAATAGAGTACGCTAGTGACCTGAGGGAATACTGGAAAAGAGGCTACGGTTATGATATCAACAGCAAATCAAGCTGCATACTCTTCCACGACGTGTTTAACCGACTTAACAAGGCAGCAATCAAGGAAAG GTCAGGTCAGCAGGTGACTGAAGCTGTCACAGTCCAGGTGGGCCATGCAGACACTCTTCTGCCTCTGCTCACCCTCCTGGGCTTCTTCAAGGACAACGATTCCCTGACTTCAAGTACCTACACCACACAGACCCAACGTTCTTTCCGCACCAGCCACATGTTACCCTATGCAGCTAACTTAGTCCTGGTGCTTTACAACTGTGGAGCAGGCGACCTGAGGCTGCAGGCACTACTCAACGAGAAGCCTGTGACTTTCCCCGGGTTGACCGACCAGCAGGCGTCCATGCCCCGCTATGAAGACGTCAAAGAGAGGTACAGGGAGCTGCTACAAGGCTGTGACTTTGAGAGGGAGTGTCAGCTGTTCAAGAATCCCGCTTAA